One Gossypium hirsutum isolate 1008001.06 chromosome A11, Gossypium_hirsutum_v2.1, whole genome shotgun sequence genomic window carries:
- the LOC107943948 gene encoding uncharacterized protein, whose amino-acid sequence MARWQILLSEFDIVYVNQKAMKGSAIADFLASRALEDYEPLNFNFPNKDLMYVAIAEGDMPENHSWKLNFDGASNAVGNGVGALDFDCTNNMAEYEACIIGIRAAIDREIKVLEVYGDSALVIYQLKGEWETRDSNLISYRKLILELIEKFNDITFHYLLRDENKMADALATLASMVKVNEQEDMKPIQMSICEAPAHCCNVDEEEERDDHPWYHDILQYVKSRAYLEKATENDKRILKRLASDYVLDGEVLYKKRKDQVLLRCVDAVEAKKILEEVHDGACGTHANDIC is encoded by the exons ATGGCCAGGTGGCAGATTCTGCTCtccgaatttgacatagtctatgtaaACCAAAAAGCTATGaaggggagtgcaatagcagatttccTAGCCAGTAGAGCTTTGGAGGATTATGAACCTTTGAATTTCAATTTCCCCAATAAAGATCTAATGTATGTAGCAATCGCTGAAGGGGACATGCCTGAAAATCATTcctggaaattaaattttgacggagcatcAAATGCCGTTGgaaatggagttggggca CTGGATTTTGactgcacaaataacatggcagaatacgaGGCATGTATCATAGGAATTCGGGCAGCTATAGACCGTGAAATCAAAGTATTAGAAGTGTACGGAGACTccgcattggtaatttatcagcttaaAGGCGAGTGGGAAACGAGAGATTCCAATTTGATCAGTTACCGAAAGTTAATCCTGGAGTTAATTGAAAAGTTTAATGATATTACCTTTCATTACCTCCTGCGAGACGAGAATAAGATGGCTGACGCCTTGGCTACACTAGCTTCCATGGTCAAAGTAAATGAACAGGAGGATATGAAGCCAATTCAGATGAGTATTTGTGAGGCCCCAGCTCATTGCTGTAATGTTGATGAAGAGGAAGAGAGagatgatcatccttggtatcatgatatcttacaatatgtgaagagCCGTGCGTACCTAGAAAAAGCAaccgaaaatgataaaagaatatTGAAGAGGTTAGCCAGTGACTATGTCCTAGACGGTGAGGTCCTATATAAGAAGAGAAAAGATCAGGTGTTGTTAAGATGTGTTGACGCTGTTGAGGCAAAAAAAATTCTAGAGGAAGTCCATGATGGTGcctgtgggacacatgccaatg ACATCTGTTAG
- the LOC107922716 gene encoding hsp70 nucleotide exchange factor FES1: MERFPALISLLLLFMATEIVTTSVERENKSSSAGLIWSTAKEEGDLVHKAGHADDSTAAADDVDGGFSSLEGMLQWAIGHSDPAKLKESAQDVQRLSPSELRQRQLEIKELMEKFKMPSDAQLMQIALDDLSNSSLSLEDRHRALQELLILVEPIDNANDMCKLGGLGVIIRELDHPDSDVRKFSAWILGKASQNNPYVQKQVLELGALATLMKLVNSSSADEATKAFYAVSALIRNNVAGQQLFFAEAGDKMLQDILSSTSMDVRLRRKAVFLVGDLAECQLENIDKAEMPFFSNQFFLKSVVDLTASSDLDLQEKALVAIKNLLQLRTTEAMVFKEFCRLDDALERMKKQLEDLMLDEDHREYVTDVESLRKEVELSFQAKLGNVRTVPT, encoded by the exons ATGGAACGGTTTCCAgctttaatatcattattattgttatttatggCAACGGAGATAGTGACGACTTCGGTTGAGCGCGAAAATAAGTCATCTTCGGCAGGGTTGATTTGGTCCACCGCCAAAGAGGAAGGGGATCTGGTGCACAAGGCTGGACACGCTGATGACTCCACCGCCGCCGCCGATGACGTTGACGGTGGATTTTCTTCCCTCGAAGGGATGTTGCAGTGGGCGATAG GTCATTCTGATCCGGCTAAACTCAAGGAATCTGCGCAAGATGTTCAACGTCTTTCTCCATCGGAGCTTAGGCAGCGTCAGTTGGAAATAAAG GAACTGATGGAAAAGTTTAAAATGCCATCAGATGCACAGTTGATGCAAATTGCACTAGATGACTTGAGCAATTCATCTTTGTCTTTGGAGGATCGCCACCGTGCTTTGCAGGAGCTTTTGATACTTGTTGAGCCAATCGATAATGCAAATG ATATGTGTAAACTTGGTGGGCTTGGTGTGATTATTCGGGAGCTCGATCACCCTGACTCAGATGTAAGGAAATTTTCTGCATGGATACTTGGGAAAGCAAGTCAAAATAATCCATATGTACAGAAGCAG GTCCTGGAACTTGGGGCATTGGCAACATTAATGAAACTTGTGAATTCTAGTTCCGCAGATGAAGCCACTAAAGCATTTTATGCTGTTTCAGCCTTGATCCGAAACAATGTGGCTGGTCAGCAATTGTTCTTTGCGGAGGCAGGAGACAAGATGCTTCAG GACATACTGAGCAGTACGAGCATGGATGTTAGGTTACGCAGGAAGGCTGTATTTCTAGTTGGTGATCTGGCTGAGTGCCAGTTAGAAAATATAGATAAAGCTGAGATGCCATTTTTCAGCAATCAATTCTTCTTGAAGTCTGTGGTTGATTTAACTGCATCAAGTGACCTTGATCTCCAGGAGAAG GCGCTTGTTGCAATTAAGAACCTGCTGCAACTTAGAACAACGGAAGCAATGGTTTTCAAGGAGTTTTGTAGATTGGATGATGCTTTGGAGAGGATGAAGAAGCAACTGGAGGATTTGATGTTGGACGAAGATCACAGAGAATATGTTACAGACGTTGAAAGCCTTCGCAAGGAAGTGGAACTCAGTTTCCAGGCCAAGTTGGGAAAT GTAAGAACGGTGCCAACATAG
- the LOC107924402 gene encoding citrate synthase 2, peroxisomal produces MSSSEEPFSQVQARLAVLAAHLAAPDCSSNNLNSSVLEPWCVSAQNGGSVGLSLTIIDERTGKKYQVPVSSEGTIRATDLKKITTGKDDKGLKVYDPGYLNTAPVRSSISYIDGDEGILRYRGYPIEELAESSTFLEVAYLLMYGNLPSESQLADWEFAVSQHSAVPQGILDIIQSMPHDAHPMGILVSAMSALSVFHPDANPALRGQEIYKSKQVRDKQIARIIGKAPTIAAAAYLRMAGRPPVLPSSTLSYAENFLYMLDSMGNRSYKPNPRLARVLDILFILHAEHEMNCSTAAARHLASGGVDVYTALAGAVGALYGPLHGGANEAVLKMLGEIGTVENIPEFIEGVKNRKRKMSGFGHRVYKNYDPRAKVIKKLAEEVFSIVGRDPLIEVAISLEKAALSDEYFIKRKLYPNVDFYSGLIYRAMGFPPEFFTVLFAIPRMAGYLAHWRESLDDPDTKIIRPQQVYTGVWLRHYMPLKERMALNDADKLTQVSISNASRRRLAGSGV; encoded by the exons ATGTCATCAAGTGAAGAGCCATTCTCACAAGTGCAGGCACGGTTAGCTGTGCTTGCAGCTCATTTAGCAGCTCCTGATTGCTCCTCCAACAACCTCAATTCTTCTGTCCTCGAGCCATGGTGCGTGTCGGCTCAGAACGGTGGCTCTGTTGGCCTTTCATTAACCATCATCGACGAGCGAACCGGGAAGAAGTACCAGGTCCCTGTCTCCAGCGAAGGCACTATCAGAGCTACCgatttaaaaaag ATAACAACAGGGAAAGATGATAAGGGGCTTAAAGTTTATGATCCGGGTTACTTGAATACAGCTCCGGTTCGGTCGTCGATTTCTTATATAGACGGTGATGAAGGGATTCTTAGATACAGAGGGTATCCAATTGAAGAACTGGCTGAGAGTTCCACTTTCTTGGAAGTGGCATACCTCTTAA TGTATGGGAATTTGCCTTCTGAAAGTCAGTTAGCAGACTGGGAATTTGCTGTTAGCCAGCATTCAGCTGTGCCGCAAGGGATTCTG GACATTATACAATCAATGCCTCATGATGCTCATCCAATGGGTATACTTGTCAGTGCAATGAGTGCTCTTTCTGTTTTTCACCCTGATGCCAATCCTGCTCTTAGA GGCCAAGAAATTTATAAGTCGAAACAAGTGAGAGACAAGCAAATAGCTCGCATTATTGGAAAG GCACCAACCATTGCTGCTGCAGCTTATTTGAGGATGGCAGGAAGGCCTCCGGTTCTCCCTTCCAGCACCCTTTCTTATGCTGAGAACTTTCTCTATATGCTAGATTCAAT GGGCAACCGGTCTTATAAGCCCAACCCTCGGTTAGCTCGAGTGCTGGACATTCTTTTCATACTACATGCAGAACATGAAATGAACTGTTCCACAGCTGCTGCCCGGCATCTTGCATCAGG TGGAGTTGATGTATACACTGCTTTAGCTGGAGCTGTTGGAGCACTATATGGTCCTCTTCATGGTGGAGCCAACGAG GCTGTGCTCAAGATGCTTGGCGAGATTGGAACAGTAGAGAACATTCCAGAATTCATTGAAGGTGTCAAAAACAG GAAGCGGAAAATGTCTGGTTTTGGCCACCGTGTATACAAAAACTATGATCCAAGGGCAAAGGTGATAAAGAAATTGGCAGAGGAAGTTTTTTCTATTGTTGGCCGGGATCCACTTATTGAG GTAGCTATTAGTTTGGAGAAGGCCGCATTATCTGACGAATATTTTATTAAGAGGAAGCTTTATCCAAATGTTGATTTCTATTCTGGGTTAATATACCG GGCCATGGGATTTCCACCAGAGTTCTTCACTGTGTTATTTGCAATCCCTCGAATGGCTGGGTACTTGGCACACTGGCGCGAGTCTCTAGATGATCCTGATACAAAGATAATAAGACCCCAACAG GTTTATACTGGTGTATGGCTACGGCATTATATGCCACTCAAGGAGCGCATGGCGTTGAATGATGCAGACAAGCTTACTCAAGTATCCATATCAAATGCCTCGAGACGACGACTGGCTGGTTCTGGGGTTTAG